From one Candidatus Caldatribacterium sp. genomic stretch:
- a CDS encoding sugar ABC transporter ATP-binding protein, which translates to MVGPLAPVLSIRNVSKSFPGVRALDAVSMDVLPGEVHALLGENGAGKSTLMKIISGIIPKDSGEILLDGKPVHFLSPRDALSAGIALVQQELSLVPYLSIAENIFLGRWPKRGIQVDWDEIFSETRRLLERFGIEESPGTPVNLLSVAEQQMVEILKAVSRPNVRILLLDEPTSALSEDEVNRLFDLISEIKKTGIGIIFISHKLNEALRIADRVTVLRDGRKVVTEEAHRLDERMLFEYLTGKPVASLEATHGGDHTGRNLTLSLENFSVGGFVRDVTLRIREGEVFVLFGLVGSGRTTLARGLFGLERAEGKMLLGDRMVQPRSPQEAIALGIGYLPEDRRNALVYELPVFANITLAILSFVSRRGILRIREEMNLAEDFVRSLRIKTPNVLREVLYLSGGNQQKVLLARWLARKPKLLIMDEPTRGIDVGAKFEIREMVRGLAQQGLTILYITSEPMEALEVADRIAVMRNGRIVRVFENTEEVDKAMLLAVASGVS; encoded by the coding sequence ATGGTAGGACCTCTGGCCCCAGTTCTTTCGATTCGCAATGTCAGCAAATCTTTCCCCGGGGTACGGGCACTCGATGCGGTGAGCATGGATGTTCTCCCCGGGGAAGTCCACGCGCTCCTTGGGGAGAACGGTGCAGGGAAGAGCACCCTGATGAAAATCATAAGCGGCATCATCCCCAAGGACAGCGGAGAAATTCTCCTTGACGGGAAACCGGTGCATTTCCTCTCTCCCCGGGATGCCCTCAGTGCGGGAATTGCCCTTGTGCAGCAGGAGCTCTCCCTTGTGCCGTACCTGAGCATTGCCGAGAACATATTCCTCGGAAGGTGGCCGAAAAGGGGCATCCAGGTTGACTGGGACGAGATTTTTTCCGAGACCCGGCGCCTCCTTGAGCGTTTTGGCATCGAGGAGTCCCCGGGGACTCCGGTGAACCTCTTGAGCGTTGCCGAGCAGCAGATGGTGGAGATTCTCAAGGCGGTGAGCCGACCGAACGTCCGCATTCTCCTTCTTGATGAGCCCACGTCGGCCCTGAGCGAGGATGAGGTGAATCGCCTTTTTGACCTCATTTCCGAAATCAAAAAGACGGGTATCGGCATCATTTTTATTTCTCATAAGCTGAACGAGGCATTGCGTATTGCCGATCGGGTGACGGTCCTTCGGGATGGCCGAAAAGTGGTTACCGAAGAAGCGCACCGTCTGGATGAGCGAATGCTCTTTGAGTACCTGACGGGGAAACCTGTTGCCTCTCTGGAGGCGACCCACGGGGGAGACCACACCGGCAGGAATCTTACCCTTTCCTTAGAGAACTTCTCGGTGGGTGGATTCGTGCGGGATGTTACGCTTCGGATTCGGGAAGGCGAGGTTTTCGTGCTCTTTGGCCTGGTGGGGTCGGGGCGAACAACCCTTGCGAGGGGCCTTTTTGGCCTTGAGCGAGCCGAAGGAAAAATGCTCCTTGGGGATCGGATGGTGCAGCCCCGCAGTCCTCAGGAGGCCATTGCCCTGGGCATCGGATACCTCCCGGAGGACCGCCGGAACGCCTTAGTGTACGAACTCCCTGTTTTTGCGAACATCACCTTAGCCATTCTTTCCTTCGTGTCGCGGCGAGGCATCCTCCGCATCCGGGAGGAAATGAACCTTGCCGAGGATTTCGTCCGTTCCCTGCGTATCAAAACCCCGAATGTTCTCCGGGAAGTCCTGTACCTGAGCGGAGGGAACCAGCAGAAGGTTCTCCTTGCCCGCTGGTTGGCGCGGAAACCCAAGCTCCTCATTATGGATGAACCAACCCGGGGAATCGATGTGGGAGCAAAGTTTGAAATCCGGGAGATGGTCCGTGGTCTTGCCCAGCAGGGGTTAACAATTCTCTACATTACCTCTGAGCCGATGGAAGCCCTCGAGGTAGCGGATCGGATTGCCGTCATGCGCAATGGCCGGATTGTTCGTGTCTTCGAGAACACAGAGGAAGTGGACAAGGCAATGCTCCTTGCTGTAGCCAGCGGAGTTTCCTGA
- a CDS encoding ABC transporter permease: MPTVSNRVLAWRGGGFVSLLLKGGSLVGLIALSTVFAVLSPYFFTLSNWLNIFRQVAVVLIAASAQTMVIITAGIDLSVGSILALGGCLAAVAMSYWGWPFASGALLGLFFATLAGLANGVIVAKGRIPDFIATLGMLGAVRGIALLITGGLPVPSHFTATKLAGYLPESIVWLGSGHIGGVPVPMVFALLVVAITWFILNRTTFGRSLYAVGGNREAARASGINVDRVKILVYGVSGLYCGFAGLVLVGRMNSANALMAEGLELQTIAAVVIGGTNLFGGKGSVFGTLVGAILMGVLSNGLNLLNVEPFWQRVVNGLLIVAVVVFDQWRRRIMRD; the protein is encoded by the coding sequence GTGCCTACGGTGTCAAATAGAGTTCTCGCATGGCGTGGAGGGGGTTTCGTCAGTCTCCTCCTCAAGGGTGGTTCTCTTGTTGGACTCATCGCCTTGAGTACCGTTTTTGCCGTTCTCTCTCCGTACTTTTTCACCCTGAGCAACTGGCTGAACATCTTCCGCCAGGTGGCGGTGGTCCTCATTGCCGCTTCGGCGCAGACCATGGTGATCATCACGGCCGGTATCGACCTCTCGGTGGGTTCCATTCTTGCTCTTGGAGGGTGCCTTGCGGCGGTGGCGATGAGCTACTGGGGCTGGCCTTTTGCGAGTGGGGCGCTCCTTGGGCTTTTCTTTGCGACACTCGCAGGGCTTGCAAATGGCGTCATCGTTGCCAAAGGGAGAATCCCTGATTTCATCGCCACCCTGGGCATGCTTGGAGCCGTTCGGGGTATAGCCCTTCTCATCACTGGGGGTCTCCCCGTTCCCTCCCATTTCACGGCCACGAAACTCGCGGGGTACCTCCCGGAGAGCATTGTGTGGCTTGGGAGTGGTCACATCGGAGGAGTCCCGGTCCCCATGGTTTTTGCCCTCCTTGTGGTGGCCATCACCTGGTTCATCCTGAACCGTACGACTTTCGGTCGTTCGCTGTACGCAGTGGGAGGGAACCGGGAGGCGGCGCGGGCTTCCGGAATCAACGTGGACCGCGTCAAAATCCTCGTCTACGGCGTTTCCGGACTCTACTGCGGCTTCGCGGGTCTTGTGCTTGTGGGTCGGATGAACTCGGCAAATGCCCTCATGGCAGAGGGTCTCGAGCTTCAGACCATTGCGGCGGTGGTTATCGGGGGGACGAACCTCTTTGGGGGCAAGGGATCGGTCTTTGGGACTCTCGTTGGGGCAATCCTCATGGGGGTCCTTTCCAACGGCCTCAACCTCCTCAACGTTGAGCCTTTCTGGCAGCGGGTCGTGAACGGGCTCTTGATCGTTGCGGTGGTCGTCTTCGACCAGTGGCGAAGGAGGATTATGCGCGATTAG